The DNA sequence GATACTATCTTGAATCAGCCGCAATATCGTGAAGCCGCCCTCAAAGTACGTCAATCTTTTATAAAGGCAGGCGGAACAAAAACCGCAGCAGATCTACTTGAACATGCCATAGCTCCTGCGCAAACCTCTATCGAACCTCTGGCCAAATTTCTCATTGTTGTTCCACCCTTTTTTGGACATATCAGTCCGACATTAAGTTTGGGTGCCAGTTTACTCGCTCGTGGTCATGAAGTCAAATGGTTTGGCATTACACCACTGGCAGACGAACATATTCCAACAGGAGGAACCTATATCTATCCCGAAAAGGACCTTATACCCTTTCAGCAGGAACTTCAGCAGATCTTAAAACGTCAAGATGATGGGCCTTCTTGTTCGGGACCGGAAGTCATGAAATTAGCACTGGAAGAAACCTATGTTCCCTTTGCTAAAATGATGATGCCGGGATTAGAAACACTACACAATCACTGGCAACCTGATGTGATTATCAATGATTGTATCACCTTTGGCGGCGCTTTATTCGCACACAAACATCGCATCCCCTCTGTGACGACAACCCCTGTACCTCCGGATGTCATGGGCGACACAGAGAAAAGTGCTCCCAAAATATTTGAATGGCAACAAAACCTCATCAAAGAGTTACAAAAAGAGGTCGGTATTGTTGAAGAAGGCATTTTTATACATTCGCATCAATTAAACCTGGTGTTCACCTCACAAGCCTTTGCAGGTTTTGAAACCGTACCTTCACACATGAAATTTGTAGGTCCGGTAAAAGGCCGTCCCAATAATAGTCCCTTTGACTGGGATCGACTGGCAGCCAGCACAACGCCAAAAATATTTGTGTCTTTGGGTACTTTATTAGTGGATATCCGGAAAGCTTTTTTCGGTAAACTCATTGAAGCATTTGCAGACCAACCCGTTACTATTATTGCAGCAACGCCACCCGACATATTTGACGAATGGCCCGCTAATTTTATCGTAAATGGTTTTGTCCCACAAGCCACATTGATGCCGCATATGGATATGGTGATCTGTCACGGCGGTTTCAATACCGTAAACGACACCTTTACGAATGGCCTTCCCATGTTGATTACACCAATCGCTTACGATCACTTCCATACAGCCAAGTTAATTGAACAGGCCGGTTGTGGAATTAGTATCCGATACAAACGACTTCGAATAGATGCCCTGAGAGAGACCGTCTTTGAGCTCTTAGAAAACCCTAAATACAGAAATGCGGCCAAAGAAGTTCAGGCAGCTTTCCTAACAGCAGGCGGTAATGAACAGGCGGTTGCCTTATTGGAAGATTTTGTAAAACAAGAACGTTCGGTATTAACTTCAATATAAAAGATGAAAAGAAGATTATTATTTGGAGAGCGCATGTTATTGGGTGAAGGAAAAGAACCGTTCCATGCCGTTATTCCTTTTCGCCTTCGTGGTGTATTTGAGGAAAAAGATATTCAGTATGCTTTAGGCAGACTTCAGAAAAAACATCCTTGGTTACGAGCAAACATCCATATTGATGAGAAGAATGTCCCTTGGTTTGAAGTGCCTGAACAAACGAGTCCAATTCCGATCCGTATTGTGGATCGAAAAAGCGAAGAGGACTGGCAACAAGAATCTATGCAAGAATGGCATACACTCTTTGATTACAAAAACAAACCTTTGATCCGCTTGGTGTGGATCAAAGGAAACGATAGCTCAGATATGTTGCTTGTATTCCATCACTGCCTATGTGATGGTGGCTCTGCGATCACTTTAATTTATGAATTTTTAAAAGTATTGGATGATCCGACAGCAGATATAGGCATGGAAAATCCTATTCTAGGTATTCAGGACGTTGTTCCTGCACCTATTTTAAAAAATAACAGACAAAGGTTTAAGGCAAAAATGATTGGTCGACTAGCAACCTTAACGATCAAATGTATTCCCGTGAGCAAAAAAGCAATTGATCGACAAACAGACTATCTGATTCATTGGAAATTAGACCAAACTACGAGCCAACAGCTTATTTCCCACTGCAAATCACTAGAAATCACAGTCAATACTTTTTTAAGTGCAACCGTACTGGACATCTTTAAAAACGTGCGCGGAGACAAAGCTTTTAATAAAGTTTCTTGTCCGGTAGATATCAGGCGTTTTGCTCCTCAGGTAAAAGAAGATCATATTTTCGCCTTCGGTTTGATGATTGTTCTATCCTCCAATCCCAAACTCGATTTCTTAGACAATTTACGTTTAATGCAGAATTATGTGGATCGCAAAACAGCCAAACTTAATCCCTATATCACCATGATGGTTATGGAATCTGCTCATAATGCGTTAAACAGTTTTACAAAGCTTCTCAAACGGGGTAAGTCGTCTAATGATTGTATGTTTTCCAATTTGGGGCGTATTCAGATACCACATCAATACCAATCCTTTACGTTAGAAACTATTTTCAGTCCATCAGTCCTTGGGCCACTAGGCAATACAACGACGATGGTCACCTCCACTTATCAAGGTGTTATGGACTTCTCGTTTGTGGGAAGTGAAGGTTATTTGCCTTATCACGAAGCCTTAGCCATTCGTGATGAACTAATTGATTCCATTAAACGCCGATTAAATTATCAAGCAGCCTCATGATCAAACGAAAACTCTTATTAGTAGAACGAATCATGTTTATTGATGCCAACACCCCTTTAAATTGTGTGTTTACGGCAAAAATCAAAGGTGAGATTCAAAAAGAACACCTCCAAATTGCTTTGGCAAAAATCCAAAACAAACATCCGTTGCTACGTGCAGCAATTGATTTACAGGATAAGCAACATCCTGTTTTTGTCATCAAGGAAAATATGAAACCAATTCCGCTTCGTATCGTGCAACGTCAAACAGATACGGATTGGTTAGCGGAATCCGAGCAAGAATGGTATCGACAGTTTAAAGAGGAAGGCTCCCCTCTGGGTCAATTGGTATGGGTCAAAGGACAGGAATTATCTGAATTGTTATGGGTATTGCCGCATTGCATCTGCGATGGAACCGGCATGGTCACTTTGATGCAGGAATTACTTGCTTTAATAGATGATCCGACCCTTGATTTAGAACCTTATCAACTCTTCCAATCAGTAAACCATTTTTTGTCGCCACAGTTTGATATTCAAAAAAAAACACGCAAAGCAAAGCTTTATTTACTTTTGGCAAAATCCTTCTTTTTGCTGCAACGCAAAAATAAAAAAAGAAATCTCGGGAAAAATTATGCCATTCATTGGAAAGTTGATCCAACCAACTCCGCTTTTATAAAGCAGAAATGTAAAGACAGTGGTATTTCTGTGCACGCACTTCTTTGTACCGCGTTTATGCAAGCTTTTCAAGATGCACAAGGTAAAGCGGCGAAAAAAAAAGTAATTAGTCCAATTGATATCCGCCATTTTATTCCTGAAATTAAAAAAGACCACTTGTTTGCCTTTGCCCCAACAGTAGAATTGTCATTAAAAAAGAATACCTCTCAGATACTGGACCAAGCCAAACATATCAAACAGGATCTTACTCAAAAAATAGAAAAAATGGACGCCCGGGAACTGCTATGGATGGGGGAACAAATGCACCCTCTGGTAAATCGAATGATTGGACTGTTAAAATCAAGCCGAGGTGGACACGATCTGACGCTTTCCAATATGGGGAGCCTTCAGATCCCGAATACTTATAAAAATTTCACTCTGGAAGATATCATTAGCCCAACGGTAGCATTTCCTTGGTTGAATTCAAATACTCTAGTTACGTCTACCTATCGGGATCAAATGGACTTTACGTTGATGTCCAATCAAGATTTCTTACCTAAAGAAGAAGCCTTAAAAATTAGAGACAAGGCCATAGCTATATTGACTTCCTCTTTATAAATTACTTATGACAACAGCAGCCAAGCCCAAAAAAACATCCCTCAAACGTTTTCTAAGAAAGCGTGCGATTTACTATATCATTCCCAACGTATGTTTCAATTTTATTGTTGCTTATGCCAGTTTTCAAGAATTGGGGTATACTCATTTTTTTGCCGGTCCCCAAAGCTTAGCCCGTTTAACATTGCCAATGGCTATATTTTTACCCGTAATCCTGACCATGGATATCATTAACCGCGTTATTGTTGCCGCCCAAAAAGAATCAATCGAAGTAACGATAGACCATACCCTGAATAAAAATAGATTTATAACAAAATTATGTCTGTTACACGGCATCGTAACCGGTTTACTGGTATTAGCTGTATTACTCCTTGCACAGCAGAGCCTAACTGTTAACCATAAATTAGATCCTACTCTTATGGCCCTTCTGGATGCGGTTCTTGCAGGTCTACTTTCGATATTGTTTACTTATCTGCCGATATATAGGTTAAAAAAACATTTACACAAACCTCTGCCAAAGGTGCAGATAGAAGTTGATGATTCTTACCGGGGAGTTTAATATTGGTGTAGGTATTCTGTATTGAAAGATGTGGAGTTGCCTTTTATTCTGTC is a window from the Flavobacterium cupriresistens genome containing:
- a CDS encoding glycosyltransferase, which translates into the protein MAKFVFVVPPLTGHVNPTLSIGAELLERGHQVAWISLDQNLNSKLPVGGQLLLIQYDQTDEEKRESEHYLDIISKKVVYGIDSIKFLYEEVLIPLNRHCYKGIVKLLEAYEPDLVIGDHQLFAAAIAAKKVNRPYATSVTAPAAIKIISELPKVHEWEVKQIMALQKELGVQENQSLACSDLLTLVLTSPYFFGEMELTSNYQFTGPVLTERRLSCAFDWEQLKSSPRKKILVSIGTTFDHEHKKAFFQKVIDAFQDEDLKVVVVSDSNLFDQWPENFMVYSQVPQLDLLPHLDAVVCHGGHNTVSETLSHGLPLVVIPIAYDQSHVAGRVVRTGAGERLNFNRFKANHLRNAVDTILNQPQYREAALKVRQSFIKAGGTKTAADLLEHAIAPAQTSIEPLAKFLIVVPPFFGHISPTLSLGASLLARGHEVKWFGITPLADEHIPTGGTYIYPEKDLIPFQQELQQILKRQDDGPSCSGPEVMKLALEETYVPFAKMMMPGLETLHNHWQPDVIINDCITFGGALFAHKHRIPSVTTTPVPPDVMGDTEKSAPKIFEWQQNLIKELQKEVGIVEEGIFIHSHQLNLVFTSQAFAGFETVPSHMKFVGPVKGRPNNSPFDWDRLAASTTPKIFVSLGTLLVDIRKAFFGKLIEAFADQPVTIIAATPPDIFDEWPANFIVNGFVPQATLMPHMDMVICHGGFNTVNDTFTNGLPMLITPIAYDHFHTAKLIEQAGCGISIRYKRLRIDALRETVFELLENPKYRNAAKEVQAAFLTAGGNEQAVALLEDFVKQERSVLTSI
- a CDS encoding condensation domain-containing protein, translating into MKRRLLFGERMLLGEGKEPFHAVIPFRLRGVFEEKDIQYALGRLQKKHPWLRANIHIDEKNVPWFEVPEQTSPIPIRIVDRKSEEDWQQESMQEWHTLFDYKNKPLIRLVWIKGNDSSDMLLVFHHCLCDGGSAITLIYEFLKVLDDPTADIGMENPILGIQDVVPAPILKNNRQRFKAKMIGRLATLTIKCIPVSKKAIDRQTDYLIHWKLDQTTSQQLISHCKSLEITVNTFLSATVLDIFKNVRGDKAFNKVSCPVDIRRFAPQVKEDHIFAFGLMIVLSSNPKLDFLDNLRLMQNYVDRKTAKLNPYITMMVMESAHNALNSFTKLLKRGKSSNDCMFSNLGRIQIPHQYQSFTLETIFSPSVLGPLGNTTTMVTSTYQGVMDFSFVGSEGYLPYHEALAIRDELIDSIKRRLNYQAAS
- a CDS encoding condensation domain-containing protein — translated: MIKRKLLLVERIMFIDANTPLNCVFTAKIKGEIQKEHLQIALAKIQNKHPLLRAAIDLQDKQHPVFVIKENMKPIPLRIVQRQTDTDWLAESEQEWYRQFKEEGSPLGQLVWVKGQELSELLWVLPHCICDGTGMVTLMQELLALIDDPTLDLEPYQLFQSVNHFLSPQFDIQKKTRKAKLYLLLAKSFFLLQRKNKKRNLGKNYAIHWKVDPTNSAFIKQKCKDSGISVHALLCTAFMQAFQDAQGKAAKKKVISPIDIRHFIPEIKKDHLFAFAPTVELSLKKNTSQILDQAKHIKQDLTQKIEKMDARELLWMGEQMHPLVNRMIGLLKSSRGGHDLTLSNMGSLQIPNTYKNFTLEDIISPTVAFPWLNSNTLVTSTYRDQMDFTLMSNQDFLPKEEALKIRDKAIAILTSSL